ACGGCCAGGTCGACGACGAGGCGGGCGGCCGGCTCGGCCTCGTCCTGGAGGAAGAGGTGGAAGTCGTCGAACTCGCGCAGCCGGGGCGGGCGGCCGGCGTTGATGCGGTGCGCGTTGACCACGACGCCGGACTCCTGCGCCTGCCGGAAGACCTGGGTCAGGCGGACCCGCGGGATCGGTTCGGCGGCCAGCAGGTCGCGCAGCACCTCGCCCGCGCCGACGCTCGGCAGCTGGTCCACGTCGCCGACCAGCAGCAGGTGGGTGCCCGGGCCGACCGCCTTGGCCAGCTTGTTGGCGAGCAGCACGTCCAGCATCGACGCCTCGTCCACCACGACGAGGTCGGCCGGCAGCGGCCGGTCCCGATCGAACGCCGCGTCCCCGCCCGGCTTGAGCTCGAGCAGCCGGTGCACCGTCGCCGCCTCGGCGCCGGTGAGCTCGGCCAGCCGCTTGGCCGCGCGGCCGGTCGGCGCGGCCAGCACCACCTTGGCGCCCTTGGCCCGGGCGAGCTCGACCACCGAGCGGACGGTGAAGGACTTGCCGCAGCCGGGGCCGCCGGTGAGCACCGCCACCCGGTGGGTGAGCGCGAGCCGCACGGCCTGCTCCTGCTCGGGCGCGAGCTCGTTCCCGGTGCGGCCACGCAGCCAGGCCAGGGCCTTGTCCCAGTCCACGCCCTGAAAGACGGCGAGCTTGTCGTCGGGGGCGCGGAGCAGATCCAGCAGCTGCCGGCTGAGCGCGGCTTCGGCGCGGTGGAAGGGCACCAGGTAGATCGCCTCGGTGGAGCTGAACTCGCCGGGCAGGATCTCGCGGACGGCGCCCTCGAGCCCGAGCAGCTCCTCCAGGCAGTCGGCGCACAGCCGCTCGTCCACCTGCAGGATCTTCACGGCCTGCTCGATCAGCTTCTCCTTGGGCAGGAAGCAGTTGCCGGCGTCGGTGGCCTGGGAGAGCGCGTACTGCAGGCCGGCTTTGACCCGCTCCGGGCTGTCGTGCGGGATGCCCACGGCCACCGCGATCGCGTCGGCGGTCTTGAAGCCGATGCCCCAGACGTCCGCGGCGAGCTTGTAAGGCTCCTGCTTCACTACGTCCACGGCCTCGTCGCCGTACTCCTTGTAGATCCGCACCGCGATCGAGGTGGACACGCCCACGGATTGCAGGAAGACCATCACCTCCTTGATCGCCTTCTGCTCCACCCACGCGGCCGCGATCAGCTTGGTGCGCTTGGGCCCGAGGGTCGGCACCTCGATCAGCCGCTCGGCGTCGGTCTCGATGATCTCCAGAGTCGTGACGCCGAAGTGGGCCACGATCTTCTCCGCCGTCTTCGGGCCGATGCCCTTGATCAGGCCCGAACCGAGGTAGCGCTCGATGCCCTGGACCGTGGCCGGCAGCACGGTGGTGTAGTTCTCGACGTGGAACTGGCGGCCGTACTGCGGGTGCGAGCCCCACCGCCCGCGCATCCGCAGCGACTCCCCCGGCTGCGCGCCGAGCAGCGCGCCGACCACGGTGAGCAGGTCCGCGCCGCGGCCGGTGTCGACCCGGGCGACAGTGTAGCCGTTGTCCTCGTTGCTGTAGGTGACGCGCTCGAGTACGCCTTCGAGCACAGACAGCCCGAAGCCGGGGACGAGTTCGTCCCCGGCTTCGGTGCTGTTCTTCGTGGCCACGCCCATAATCTAGCGTCCCGGGCCGACAAACCGTCGCTGCCGTGGGCGCTACTCGGAGATCGTCACCGTGGCCGTGCCGTCGGCGTTGAACACCACCGTTCCGTCGTCCTCCAGGTCGGTGGGCTGGTCGCTGAAGGTCTGGTCGTCGTCGAAGTAGTCGGTGTAGTCCCCGCTCTCCGACGCGACGGTCCCGTCCGCGGTCCAGTCGAAGCTGCCGTCCGACTCCGAGGAGCTCAGATCGACGTCCACGGTGCCGACGGTCGTGATGGTCCAGGTGACGTTGTTGCAGAGGTAGTAGTCGTAGTAGTTGTCGATGCCGCAGTCGCCCTCGCCGGTCTCGGCCTGGGTGGCGCAGTCGTCGAGCGCGTCGCTGTAGGCCTTCTGCACCGCGGCTTGGCCGGCGCTGCTGAGCGACGGGTCGGGCAGGGTGACGTTCTGCTCGTCCCCGTCGCCGTAGACGGCGTAGGTCTCGCCGTCCTCGGTGTGGTCCTGCGGCACGATCGTGGTGGACTCGGCGGCGAAGTCAGGGTTCTTCGGCTCGGCGATGACGTGCGCGCCGGGGAAGACCAGGACGCCGTCCTGGGCCGTGAACGACACGCCGTCCACGGTCGCCGTGCTCGACCAGCCGCCCTGCACGTCGACGTACAGGTACGGGTTCGGCAGCACCCACTTGCCCTGGGCGTTCTGGACGGCCAGGTACAGGTCGTCGAGCTGCTTGCCGTGCACCGTGTACTTGACGATCACGACCGTCAGGTTGCTGCCGGGGATCTTGGCGCTGGCGAACTGCTGCTGCTCCTCGGCCGTCGGCTTGCGGGTCGAGACCACGGAGAAGTTCGACGGCCGGTTCGACGCGTCGGCCAGGGTCGCGGCCGAGTCGATCACCTTGAGATCGGTGACCGTGTTGACGGCCAGCGCCTCGGCGTCCTTTGCGTCGCCCGCGGCGAGGTCGTTGAAGTAGGACGTGACCGCTCCGCCGGGTCCGTTCTCGGAACCGCCGGCGATGAAGTGGTAGGCGAGGAATCCGCCGCCCGCGAGCACCACCAGGACCAGTGGAACGACGATCTTGCGCTGCAACCTGTTGCGCAGTCCGGGCTGGCCGGGGACGCCCGGCTGCTGCGCCCACTGGCCGGTCGGCTGTCCGGGCGTGGCCCACTGAGCCGGGTACTGCTGTTGCGGATACGGCTGCGCGTACTGCTGCGGATACTGCTGGGCGTAGGACTGAGCCGGATCCGCCTGGCCCGGCGGCGGGAACTGCGGGGTCTGCGATGAGTCCGGCGGCAGCTCGTGCGTGCCCGAGCCCTCCTGCGGCAGCGGCACGGTCGGGCCCTGGCCGGACTGCCCGGTCTGGCCGAGCTGCTCGGTCTGCCCGGTCTGGCCGAGCTGCTCGGTCTGCCCGGAGTGGCCGAGCTGCTCAGTCTGCTCGGTCTGTCCCCACGGAGCCTGCTGCTGCATCTGCGCGTACTGCTGTTGCGGCGGCTGGGGCTGCTGCAGCTGCGGCTGAGCGAACTGCTGGGGGTATTGCTGCTGGTACTGCTGCTGCTGGGCCAGGTACTGCTGGTACTGCGCGTACTCCGGCGTCCCCTGCGGCGGAATGCCGGCCGGCGGACGCGGCGTCGCCGGCTGGAACCGGTGGCCGAGCGAGAGCGAGAGCGCGACGTATGCCAACAGGAACCACAGCGCGCTCAGTCCGAGGGCGCCGAGCAGGCTCGGGCCGAGCGAGACCGTGACGTTCATCCCGCCGAGTCCGCCGGCGTTGCCGCTGAAGTTCACCGAGAGCGCGCCGAGCAGGACGACGACCAGCGCGGCGACCAGACCCACGACGATCGAGCGCCAGGCGCCGTTCGGCGCGTACTCGTCCCGGTTCACCGCGAAGCGGCGAGTGGTGCGGGCGAGGACGGCGGGCGCGAGCGTACCCACGATGACGCCGCCGAGCAGCAGCCAGACGCCCCACGGGTGCACGCCCTGGAAGATGCCGAGCCCGGTCGAGCCGGACGTCGGAGAGCCGTCGAAGGTGTCGCCGGTGCTCTGGCCGAGCACGCTGGCGCCGACTCCGCCGCCGACGAACAGGGTCACGCCCATGCCGATAAAGCTGCCGTACACCGCCAGGTTCGGCAGCAGCACGAGCAGGCCGAGCAGCAAGGCGGTGCGGTACGGGCCGGTGGACGGGTCGGAGAAGGCCTCGATGGCCAGCCAGATCCACAGGCCGACCGCGATCAGCGTCCCCATGACGCTCATCTGCTGCCAGGCGGTGCGCACGGCCGGACGCCACAGGGTGATCGCGGCCTTGACGCGATCCGCGCGCGCGTCCGAGGTGGTCTCGGCGTGCAGCCACACGCCGAACCGGCCGAGCAGCCCGACCGCGAGGGTCAGCAGCAGCGGGCCGAGGAAGACGAAGCCGGGGCTGAGCCCGATCGAGCCGGACATTGCGCCGAAGCCGAGATCGGAGCGGATCGCGTTGCTTTCGAACGCATTGTCCACCTGGGAGGTGAGCGCCAGGATCATCAGGATCAGCGAGACGCCGAGTCCGGTCAGCGCGCTGCGCAGGAACAGCTGGGCGAGGTTCTGGCTGGGCAGTTGCCGCTCGCGACGACGCGCGAGCACGTAGATGAGGAAGAGCACGACGATCGTCAGCGCCCAGACGGTGATCCGCAGGGTGATGTTCAGCGAGGCGTCCAGGCCCAGGCCCTCGCTGTCGTCGGTGCTCAGGCTGCCGGAGCCGGTGATCGGCGCGCCGAGGCTGGCGCCGAGGAGCCAGGCGCTGAGCTTGTAGGCGTAGCTCGCGGGCACGTGCGCGTTGGCGATTCCGGCGTAGACGACCAGGAGCAGCGCGACCAGGACGCTGACGAACCCGACCGCGAGGGCGCGCACGGCGTCGTACGCCGAGGCCAGGAAGTCGAATCCGGTCAGCGGTGGCGGGCCTGAGCGCCGGGCGGGCGCCGGAGGCTGCGGCGGATACTGCTGGAACTGGGTCTGGTACGGCGATGCGCCCTGGTAGGGCGGCGGAGGGTACTGGCCCGGGATCCCCGCGGCCTGCTGCGGGTTCTGCGCCTGCTGCGGGAACTGCTGCCCTTGCTGCGGGAACTGGGCCTGCTGCGGGATCTGTCCCTGCTGCGGGTACTGGGCCGCGGCAGGGGGCTGGTTCGGGTACGCGCCGGACGCGTCCGGGCCACCGACCTGGGGTGCGTCGACTTGAGGCACACCGACCTGGGGCGCGGGCGCGGCCGCCTGCTGCGGCACCACTTGCGTCGCCGCTGCCTCGACCGGAACCGTCGTTTCGGCCTGCGGCCGCAGCTGCGGAACCACCATCGTCGGCTCGGCGGCCGGCTCGGCGTCGGTCGCGGGCTCCGGCTCAGCCACAGCCTCGCGGGTCGGCACGATCTCGGTGACCGCCGCCACCTCGGTGATCTCTTCGACCTCTACCTCCGCCACCTCGCCGGCCTCCGGCGCGTGCGCCGCCGGCTGTGCGTCTTCGACCTCCGGAACTTCGTCCGCTCCCGCCTGAGCGTCCGTCGGTTCCGGTGCGTACTGCGGATCGTCGTTCTCCGACAACGTTCCTCTCCCCTCCAGAAAATGACCCCACGGCTCCGCTGATCTCCGGACAGTCTCGCCCCACCTCTTCGGGACCGCCCCCCGGGGCCGCGCAGCGTGCGGCCTAGAGCCCGTCCGGGTACAACGTAGGTCCAATCAGGGCCGATGCGCGAAGACCCGGGCGGAAATGTTATCCATCTGTGCGTCCGCGCGCGCCGCTGAGAATGCGCGGGCGCGCGGCCGCGGCTGGGTAGGCTCAGATCATGCGTGCCGAGTTCGAACCGGTGGCCAGTGCGCCCCGGGATTTCTACCGACTGCTCACCGCGCTGGTCACCCCGCGCCCGATCGCCTGGGTCTCCAGCCGCTCTCCCGAAGGGGTCGACAACCTCGCTCCCCACTCGTTCTTCACCGTCGTCGCATCGGATCCGCCGATGGTCGCGTTCTCCTCGGTGGGCCGCAAGGACACACTGCGCAACGTGAAGGCCACCGGGGAGTTCGTGGTGAACCTGACCACCGCCGCGTTGACCGAGCAGGTGAACCTGACCGGGACCGACTTCCCGCCGGAGCTCAGCGAGTTCGACACGGTCGGGCTGGGGCGCGAGCCGAGCGTCCGGGTGGCGCCGCCGCGGGTCTCGGACGCGCCGGCCGCGCTCGAGTGCGTCGTGCACACGCTGGTGGAGCTCGGCGACTCGACGCTGGTGATCGGCCGGGTGCTGGTGGCCGCGGTGGCCGAGGAAGTGATGGTGGACGGGCATCCGGACATCAACCTGCTCCGGCCGATGGCCCGGCTGGGCAAGGACGAGTGGTCCGAGATCGGCGAGGTGCGCTCGCTCGCCCGGGTGCGCTACCGGGACTGGTCCGAGCAGGCGGGGCCGGGCCCGGAGGGTTCCACATCCCGGGAAGGCTCTTGACACGAGGTTGCCGTGAGGTGAACTCTGTAGGACGGTTCCGGTCAATGTCGACCGGAACCTCTGTGCTTCTCCGGGCCGTGCGCGCCGGAGATCCGGCTTCTCCCCGTGGCCCGTCGCGCTAGCGGCGGGTGCGGGCCCGCGTCACGACGGGTGCGGCCGTCGTGACGCGGGCCCGCTCGAACACCCCGCACCGGGTGGGAGAACCCTGGTGCGCTTCGCTCAGTTCGCTCAGGACCGAACAGGTCAGGGCACGAACCCCACGCGGCACATGTTCGTTCACGTGCGTTTCCGGGTGCCGATGATCGCGGCCGTTCCCGTGGCCGCCACCCCTGATCTTCTCCTCTGACTCCCCATCAGTGAACACACGCCCTCCGATACCAGAGTGGTTAAGGACGCTTGACAAGGATGTCAGGGCACGATTTGCTCAGTGCAGCATTGTTGGTTCACGTTGAAAATCTGCTGCAAAGCGTTCGGACTTGTCGGGCAGGTCCTGTGCAGCCCGCGGTCCGGTCCTGTGCGCCCACCGCACAGGTCTCCATCCGCAATGACGCACCTTGGAGGCAGTCGTCGTGACCTCGCACCAATCCTTCAACCCGGCCTCGGACCCTACCCACACCCCGTCCGCGGCCGCGTTCTCCTCACCCGTGCTCGCCCGCCGCGGCCTGCTCAAGGGCCTGCTCGCCACCGCCGGCGTGGCCGCGGTGCCCGGGCTGGCCGGCTGCTCCTCCTCGTCCTCGTCGGGCGGGGGCGGAGCATCGAGCAGCACCGTCTCGTTCGGCTCGAACGCGGCGGTACCCGAGCCGAAGGGCGCCTACCAGACCCTGTTCGCGGCCGCGAAGAAAGCGACCGGGCTCACCGTCGATGTGAACTGGGTCGACCACAACACCTTCCAGCAGAACATCACCACCTATCTGCAGGGCAATCCGCAGGACGTGTTCAACTGGTTCGCCGGGGAACGCTGCCAGTACTTCGCCGCGCAGGGCCTGACCGGCAACGTCGACGACGTCTGGAACGCCATCGGCTCCTCCTACAGCGACGCGATGAAGGCCCAGAGTAAGGGGGCTGACGGGCACTACTACTTCGTGCCCTTCGACTACTACCCGTGGGCCGTGTTCTACAGCAAGAGCGTGTTCGCGGCCAAGGGCTACACCGCCCCGACCACCTGGGACGACTTCATAGCGCTGGCCAAGAAGATGAAGACGGACGGGCTGATCCCGATCGCCTTCACCGACAAGGACGGCTGGCCGGCCATGGGCACGTTCGACTATCTCAATATGCGTATCAACGGCTACCAGTTCCACATCAACCTGATGCGCACCGGCCAGGGCTGGAACAGCCCGCAGGTCTCTGCGGTCTTCGACCAGTGGCGCCAGCTGATCCCGTACTACTCCCCCGGCTTCCTCGGCCTGACCTGGCAGGAGGGCGCGAACCAGATCCTGAACAAGCAGGCCGGGATGATGGTGCTCGGGCTCGACCAGATCGGCACGATCTTCACCGGACCCAACGCCGACGACCTCGGCTTCTTCGCGTTCCCGGAGATCAACCCGACCTACGGCCAGGACTCGGTCGAGGCGCCGATCGACGGGTTCATGATCTCCCGTTCGCCGAAGAACCGGGCCGGCGCGGCCAAGCTGCTCGAGTACCTCGGCACGGCCGCCGCGCAGCAGACCTGGCTCGGCTCGAACCCGGCGGACATCGCCACCGCGAACGGGGTGGACACCAGCAAGTACACCAAGCCGCAGACGGCCGCCATCTCGCTGATCGGCAGCGCCAAGAACCTCTCCCAGTTCATGGACCGCGACACCCTGCCGAGCTTCGCCGACCCGGTCATGCTCCCGGCCATCCAGAAGTTCCTGAGCAGCCCGAACGATGTCTCCTCGCTGCTGTCGAGCATCGACGGCCAGGCCAAGACGATCTTCGCCACCAGCTGAGCCGGACAGCGCCCCGCGATACCCCGGGGGCCGGCCCCCGGGGTATCAGACCCCTGTCCACACTCCGCTTCAGGCGGCCGCGAGAGGGAACCACCGACCTGATGACGTCTACTTCCATACCAACCGCCGCGTCCGCGCCCGCGCGCGGACGCCGCCGTCGCCTGCGGCAGTACTCCGGCCGCGACCGGGCCGCGCTGACGCTGATGGCCGGCGTGCCGCTGCTGCTGTCCGTCTGCCTGGTCTGGCTGCCCGCGCTGGCCACCGTCGCGCTCTCCTTCTTCAACTGGACCGGCATCGGCGGCTTCGCCCAGATGAAGCCGGCCGGCCTGGAGAACTACCGGATCGCCTTCACGATCTACCCCGAGTTCCCGCCCGCGATCGAGCACAACCTGCTCTGGCTCGGCGTCTTCTTCCTCGTGCCCGCGCCGTTCGGGCTGTTCCTGGCGCTGCAGCTGCACAAGGGGCTGGCGCTCTCCCGGATCTACCAGTCGATCCTGTTCCTGCCGGTGGTGCTCTCCCTCGCCCTGGTCGGGTTCATGACCGAGCTCGTCTTCTCCCCCACCGAGGGCCTGGTCAACAACCTGACCGGGCACGCCGGGCAGAACAACCTGATCGACTGGCTCGGCAATCCCCGGCTCAACATCTGGGCCGTGCTGATCATGGCCTGCTGGCGGCAGACCGGCTACGTCATGATCCTGTTCCTGGCCGGGCTCAAGGCCGTGGACCCCTCGCTGCAGGAGGCCGCGTCACTGGACGGGGCCAACGAGTGGCAGGCGTTCCGGCACGTGGTGTGGCCCGCCCTGCGGCCGATCAACGTGGTGGTCGTGGTGATCACGGTGATCGAGTCGCTGCGCGCCTTCGACATCGTCTACATCATCAATCAGGGCACGAACGGCCTGGAGCTGCTCTCCACCCTGATCACCACCAACCTGATCGGCGAGACCAGCCGGATCGGCTTCGCCTCGGCGCTCGCGACCATCCTGCTGGTGATCTCGCTGGCCTTCGTGCTGCCGTACGTCTACAGCACCTTCCGGAAGGACACCCGGCCATGAGCGCGACGACGGCCACGACGCCCGCGACGGCGAGGCCCGCCGCGACGCCCGCGAAGACGCGGCGCACCCGGCCCGCCCGGATGTTCCTGCACTGCTTCCTGATCGGCACCTGCCTGGTGTGGATCGCGCCGGTCCTCTACGCGCTCTACACGTCGCTGCGCCCTTATGCGGACACGGCGAAGCACGGCTACGTCTCGGTCGGCGGGAGCTACGGCTTCGCCAACTTCTCCACCGCCTGGAACGCGGCGGATCTGCCGCTGTACTTCAAGAACTCGGCCATCATCACCCTGCCCGCGCTGGTGATCACGCTCTGGCTGGCCAGCATGGTGGCGTATGTGGTGGCCCGGCACAGCTTCCGGATCAACCTGATCCTGCTGCTGATCTTCACCGCGGGCAACCTGCTGCCGCAGCAGGCGATCATCACGCCTCTGTACAAGCTCTACATCACCGTGCCGTTGCCGTCCTGGCTCTCGGATTCCGGGCACCTGGACGACTCGTTCCTCGGCCTGATCCTGATCCACGTGGCGTTCCAGACCGGCTTCTGCGTGTTCGTGCTCTCCAACTTCATGCGCACCATCCCGCACGAGCTGAGCGAGGCGGCCCGGGTGGACGGGGCCTCGGAGTGGCGCCAGTACCGGCAGATCGTGCTGCCGCTGTGCCGGCCGGCCCTGGCCGCGCTGGCCACGCTCGAGTTCACCTGGATCTACAACGACTTCTTCTGGGCCACCGTGCTCATGCAGACCGGCGCGAACCGGCCGATCACGGCGGCGCTGAACAACCTCACCGGGCAGTTCTTCACCGACAACAACCTGATCTCGGCCGCGTCGATGATCGTCGCGGTACCCACGCTGGTGGTCTTCTTCGTGCTGCAGCGGCAGTTCGTCTCGGGCCTGACCCTGGGCGCCAGCAAGGGCTGAACCGGCGCAGGGTCCTGATCGGCAGGACTCTGCCGATCAGAGTCCTGCCGATCACGGCCCCGAGAGCTCAGAGCTCTGCCAGCATCAGGTCGCCGACGAACTCGGCGGCGGTCTCGCGGGCGTCGGCGGACAGGCCGCCGTCGGTGATCCACAGGTCGACGTCGCTCAGCCGGGCGAAGCCGGCCAGGCCGGTCAGCCCCCACTTGGTGTGGTCGGCCACGGCGATGACGCGGCGGGCGGAGGCCACCAGCGCGCGGTTGGTCTCGGCCTCGGCCAGGTTCGGCGTGGACAGGCCGGCCTCGGGCGAGATGCCGTGGCTGCCGAGGAAGACCGCGTCGAAGTGCAGGCTGCGGATCGCCGCGTCCGCCACCGGGCCGACCAGCGCGTCGGACGGGGTGCGCACGCCGCCGGTGAGCACCACCGTGGGGCCGCCGCCGGCCGGGTGCGCGGCGGCGTAGAAGCGCTCGGCGATGCGGATCGAGTTGGTCACCACCGTCAGCCCGGGCACCGTGGTCAGCCGCCCGGCCAGCGCGTAGGTGGTGGTGCCGGCGGACAGCGCGATCGCGCTGCCGGGCACGACCAGGTTCGCCGCGGCCTGGGCGATGGCCTCCTTGAGCGCCGTGTCCCGGTCGGCCTTGGCCTCGAAGCCGGGCTCGTACGCGCTGGACTCGCCCACCGCGACGGCCCCGCCGTGCACCTTCTCCAGCGCTCCGGCCCGGGCCAGGGCGTCGAGGTCGCGCCGGATCGTCATGTCCGAGACCCGGAACCGGTCGACCAGTTCGGTCACTCGGACCCCGCCGCGCTCGCGCACCTCTCGCACGATGGCGGCGCGGCGCTGTCCGGCCAGCAGTCCGCGTTCGCTGTCTGTCTGCGTCACGGCCCTATGCTACCTCTTGTGCGTTTACGTTTGACTCCGTTTAAATACGAGGTATGGAGGGAGCGGTAGTGAAGAAGACCGTGACAACCCTGGCCGACGGCCGGGAGCTGATCTACTACGACGCCGGCGACGGGGAGGCCCGCGCGGGGTACACCGACCGGCGCCCGCTCGAGCCCGCCCACCGCAACGCCGAGACCCGGTTCGACGAGGTGCAGGGCGAGTGGGTGGCCATCGCCGCGCACCGGCAGGACCGCACCTACAAGCCGCCGGCCGACCAGTGCCCGCTGGACCCGTCCACCGAGGACCGGCTGACCGAGATCCCGGCGCCGACCTACGAGGTGGCCGTCTTCGAGAACCGCTTCCCCTCGCTCGGCGGCCCGGACGGCGGACGCTGCGAGGTGGTGTGCTTCACTCCCGAGCACGACAAGTCCTTCGCCGACCTGACCGAGGCGCAGGCGGCCCTGGTGCTCGAGGCGTGGACCGACCGCACCGCCGAACTGCTCGCCCGCCCGGACATCAAGCAGGTGTACTGCTTCGAGAACCGGGGCGAGGAGATCGGGGTCACCCTGGCCCACCCGCACGGGCAGATCTACGCGTTCCCCTATGTCGCGCCGAAGATGGACCGGGCCGTGGCCAGCGCCGAGGCCTACCTGGCCCGCACCGGCCGCAACCTGTTCGACGACCTGGTCGAGCGGGAGTCGGCGGACGAGCGGGTGGTCGAGGAGAACGAGCACTGGATCGCCTTCGTGCCGTTCGCCGCGCGCTGGCCGTACGAGGCGCACCTGTACCCGAAGCGCCGGGTGGCCGACTTCACCGAGCTCGACGACGCGCAGCGGGCCGCCTTCGCCCCGATCTACCTCAGCCTGCTGCGCCGCTTCGACGGGCTGTTCCCGGCCGCCGACGGCACCCCAGGGCGCACCCCCTACATCTCCGCGTGGCACCAGGCGCCGAAGCGGCCCGCGGGCACCGCCGCGCAAGTCGCGCTGCACGCCGAGATCTTCACCGTGCGCCGGGCCGCGGGCAAGCTGAAGTACCTGGCCGGATCCGAATCCGGGATGGGCGCGTTCGCCAGCGACACCACGCCGGAATCAGCGGCGATTGCGCTGCGTGGGGCGGGACGGTGAATACTGTGGCCGAACCCGGTGCAAGTGAAGGAGTGAACGAGACGATGTCCATTGCCGCGCAGACGTCCGCAGATGCGGCCAGGAAGATATTCGAGTCCGTGTACGGCGGTGCGCCCACCGGGATCTGGGCCGCGCCCGGCCGGGTGAACGTGATCGGCGAGCACACGGACTACAACGAGGGCTTCGTGCTGCCCATGGGCATCGACCGCTACACCGCGGTGGCCGCCGCCCCGCGGCTGGACGGGGTGCTACGCCTGATCTCCAGCGGCGGGTCCACCGGCGTGGTGGAGATCCCGCTGGCCGCGATCGAGCCGGGCGCGCAGCAGGACTGGACCGCCTACCCGGCCGGAGTCGCCTGGGCGCTGAGCGGCGCGGGCGCGCTGGCGCCCGGGTTCACCGGCGCCGACCTGGCCTACTCCTCGAGCGTGCCGGTGGGCTCCGGGCTCTCCTCCTCGGCCGCGCTCGAGTGCGCCACCGGGCTGGCGCTGACCGGCCTGGCCGGCCAGCCGATCTCGCCGGCCGAGCTGGCCCGGCTGACCCAGCTGGCCGAGAACCGGTACGCGGGCGTGCCCTGCGGGCCGCTGGACCAGCTCTCCTCCGCGTTCGCCGCGGCCGACGCGGTGCTGCACATCGACACCCGCAGCTTCGACATCGCCATCCACCCGTTCGCGCTGGCCGAGTCCGGCCTGGCGCTGCTGGTGATGAACACCAAGGTGCAGCACTCCCACGGCGAGAGCGGCTACGCCGAGCGCCGAGCGACCTGCGAGGCCGCCGCGCGGACGATGGAAGTCAGCGCCCTGCGCGACCTGACCTCCGCCGATCTCGAGCGGGCCGCGGCCAAGCTCGACGAAGTGAGCCTGCGCCGGGTGCGGCACGTGGTCACCGAGAACGAGCGGGTGAGCCGGTTCGTCAGCCTGCTGCAGCTCGGCCCGCTGGAGGGCCCGCGGCTCAACTCGGCGGGCGAGCTGCTGACCTCCTCGCACACCTCGCTGCGGGACGACTACGAGGTCTCCTGCGAGGAGCTCGACGTGGTCGTGGACGCGGCTCTGCGCGGCGGTGCGCACGGCGCGCGGATGACCGGCGGCGGCTTCGGCGGCTGCGCGATCGCGCTGGTGTCCGCGGACCGGCTGGACCGGGTGGCCGAGACCGTCTCCGACGCGCTGCCGGGCGCAGAGCTGTTCACGGTTGCCGCCGATCGCGGGGCGTTCCAGGTTTACTAGTCGCATGGCTGATACACGCAAGGCGCCGTTCCCGTTCAATCCGTACGATCATCTGCCCGAGGTACCGACCTTCTCGCTCACGAGCACGGATGTGACGGACGGTCAGACACTCCCGGTGCGCCACGCCTCCAAGGTGCTCGGCATCCCCGGCGGCGAGGACCTCTCGCCGCAGCTGTCCTGGTCCGGGTTCCCGGCCGGGACCAAGTCCTTCGCGGTCACGTGCTACGACCCGGACGCGCCGACCGCGGCCGGGTACTGGCACTGGGCGGTGGCGGACGTCCCGGTCGAGGTGACGCAGCTGCCGACCGGCGCCGGCGCCGCCGGCTCGTCGGACCTGCCGAAGTCCGCGGTCATGCTGACGAACAGCGCCGGGTTCACCGGATACGTCGGCGCGGGCCCGCCGCCCG
This genomic window from Actinospica robiniae DSM 44927 contains:
- a CDS encoding ABC transporter substrate-binding protein, whose product is MTSHQSFNPASDPTHTPSAAAFSSPVLARRGLLKGLLATAGVAAVPGLAGCSSSSSSGGGGASSSTVSFGSNAAVPEPKGAYQTLFAAAKKATGLTVDVNWVDHNTFQQNITTYLQGNPQDVFNWFAGERCQYFAAQGLTGNVDDVWNAIGSSYSDAMKAQSKGADGHYYFVPFDYYPWAVFYSKSVFAAKGYTAPTTWDDFIALAKKMKTDGLIPIAFTDKDGWPAMGTFDYLNMRINGYQFHINLMRTGQGWNSPQVSAVFDQWRQLIPYYSPGFLGLTWQEGANQILNKQAGMMVLGLDQIGTIFTGPNADDLGFFAFPEINPTYGQDSVEAPIDGFMISRSPKNRAGAAKLLEYLGTAAAQQTWLGSNPADIATANGVDTSKYTKPQTAAISLIGSAKNLSQFMDRDTLPSFADPVMLPAIQKFLSSPNDVSSLLSSIDGQAKTIFATS
- the recD2 gene encoding SF1B family DNA helicase RecD2 encodes the protein MATKNSTEAGDELVPGFGLSVLEGVLERVTYSNEDNGYTVARVDTGRGADLLTVVGALLGAQPGESLRMRGRWGSHPQYGRQFHVENYTTVLPATVQGIERYLGSGLIKGIGPKTAEKIVAHFGVTTLEIIETDAERLIEVPTLGPKRTKLIAAAWVEQKAIKEVMVFLQSVGVSTSIAVRIYKEYGDEAVDVVKQEPYKLAADVWGIGFKTADAIAVAVGIPHDSPERVKAGLQYALSQATDAGNCFLPKEKLIEQAVKILQVDERLCADCLEELLGLEGAVREILPGEFSSTEAIYLVPFHRAEAALSRQLLDLLRAPDDKLAVFQGVDWDKALAWLRGRTGNELAPEQEQAVRLALTHRVAVLTGGPGCGKSFTVRSVVELARAKGAKVVLAAPTGRAAKRLAELTGAEAATVHRLLELKPGGDAAFDRDRPLPADLVVVDEASMLDVLLANKLAKAVGPGTHLLLVGDVDQLPSVGAGEVLRDLLAAEPIPRVRLTQVFRQAQESGVVVNAHRINAGRPPRLREFDDFHLFLQDEAEPAARLVVDLAVHRIPKRFGVDPRRDVQVLTPLHRGPAGAGNLNLLLQQELTPHVDGAPERRFGGRTYRIGDKVTQIRNNYDKGRNGVFNGTGGIVTAIDAEEQRLTVRTDEDELIPYDFAELDELQHAYAVTVHRSQGSEYPVVVMPVTTSAWMMLQRNLLYTGITRAKKLVVLVGSEKALAQAVRTPGSGKRHTALDLRLVGVL
- a CDS encoding flavin reductase family protein, translated to MRAEFEPVASAPRDFYRLLTALVTPRPIAWVSSRSPEGVDNLAPHSFFTVVASDPPMVAFSSVGRKDTLRNVKATGEFVVNLTTAALTEQVNLTGTDFPPELSEFDTVGLGREPSVRVAPPRVSDAPAALECVVHTLVELGDSTLVIGRVLVAAVAEEVMVDGHPDINLLRPMARLGKDEWSEIGEVRSLARVRYRDWSEQAGPGPEGSTSREGS
- a CDS encoding carbohydrate ABC transporter permease codes for the protein MTSTSIPTAASAPARGRRRRLRQYSGRDRAALTLMAGVPLLLSVCLVWLPALATVALSFFNWTGIGGFAQMKPAGLENYRIAFTIYPEFPPAIEHNLLWLGVFFLVPAPFGLFLALQLHKGLALSRIYQSILFLPVVLSLALVGFMTELVFSPTEGLVNNLTGHAGQNNLIDWLGNPRLNIWAVLIMACWRQTGYVMILFLAGLKAVDPSLQEAASLDGANEWQAFRHVVWPALRPINVVVVVITVIESLRAFDIVYIINQGTNGLELLSTLITTNLIGETSRIGFASALATILLVISLAFVLPYVYSTFRKDTRP
- a CDS encoding carbohydrate ABC transporter permease, producing the protein MSATTATTPATARPAATPAKTRRTRPARMFLHCFLIGTCLVWIAPVLYALYTSLRPYADTAKHGYVSVGGSYGFANFSTAWNAADLPLYFKNSAIITLPALVITLWLASMVAYVVARHSFRINLILLLIFTAGNLLPQQAIITPLYKLYITVPLPSWLSDSGHLDDSFLGLILIHVAFQTGFCVFVLSNFMRTIPHELSEAARVDGASEWRQYRQIVLPLCRPALAALATLEFTWIYNDFFWATVLMQTGANRPITAALNNLTGQFFTDNNLISAASMIVAVPTLVVFFVLQRQFVSGLTLGASKG